The nucleotide window CACCGAGACGAGCCGGGCCACCAGCGTCACGAGGAAGATCTGGCCGCACAGCGCGTCCAGCACCGCAAGGCTGCGCCCCGGCGCGGTGGCCGGGGTCAGGTCGCCGTACCCGGTGGTGGTCAGGGTGATGAAGGCGAAGTACTGGATCGAGTCGACGTCGACCGCCTCGCCCCCGGCGAAGAACGGCCCGGGTCCCAGCATGGCGGCCGCGGTGAACAGTGCGACGAAGAAGAAGCCCACCAGCAGGTAGGCGGAGAGCGCGCCGAAGATGGTCTGCATCGTGACCACCCGGTGGCGCAGGACCCGGCCGACCACCACGAAGACGGTCAGCAACAGGAATCCCGCCGTCCACAGGGCGGCGATGCCCTCGATCACCGGGCCCTGCACCGCGACCACCAGGGCGGCGACGACCACCGATCCGGCCAGCAGCATCCGGCGCAGCCACCGCGCCGTCCCGGCGGACAGCCGCGCGAACCGCAGGGCGAGGACCAGCACGACGACGTAGAACACCAGGGTGATCAGGCGCGCCAGGCGGCCGTCCAGCATCCCGGCGACGACGAAGCTCGCCAGCAGCAGCACGAACATCATCCCGTAGCGGTCCGGCCGCTCCCCCGGGCCGGGCCGCCGGCCGTGCGCTACGGACATCGTCGCCGTCCTTCCGCGTCGCGAATCCCGGCCGCGCCCCGGCTCGCGGGGAACCTGGCGGCCGTCGCGGCCCACGGCGGGCCGCGGCCAGGAGTTCCGCGGCGGCGCTCCTGGCACGGGGTGCCGCCGCGGCGCACGCTTGGCGTTACTCGGCGGCTTCGCGGCCGTGCACCGCGAGCGCGTAGATGATGATCACGTCCATCGCGATGATCAGGATCGACCACAGGGGATACGCCGCGATGAACGCCATGTTCACGATCGCGCTCACGACGGCGAGGACG belongs to Amorphoplanes digitatis and includes:
- a CDS encoding potassium channel family protein, which produces MSVAHGRRPGPGERPDRYGMMFVLLLASFVVAGMLDGRLARLITLVFYVVVLVLALRFARLSAGTARWLRRMLLAGSVVVAALVVAVQGPVIEGIAALWTAGFLLLTVFVVVGRVLRHRVVTMQTIFGALSAYLLVGFFFVALFTAAAMLGPGPFFAGGEAVDVDSIQYFAFITLTTTGYGDLTPATAPGRSLAVLDALCGQIFLVTLVARLVSVFGTERRRPGDDVAPADG